A stretch of DNA from Cheilinus undulatus linkage group 7, ASM1832078v1, whole genome shotgun sequence:
GTCTTAAAATGCTGAAATCCATTAAAATTCCAGTTCAGTCATACCCTCATATTATCTTGACTTTTCTAACTGCATGCATGTACACATATGTTGGTGTGTAGTTTTATACCTTGGCACACAGGCAGGATATCCCATTCTCCACTCTCAGTGCATGTAGATACTATTGAAGTGGTCTGAGGTGTAGAAATCCAGTGCCATTCACTACACGTGACTCCAACTGTCTCGTcaggaaaaaatatattttgggtAGTGTTGTATCTGGTTCCTGTGACACCACTCAGTGACAGTGTACATGTTGTTGCTGCATTTGttgggaaaaatattttttaatcagtcagcCATTAGGATAATACCATGATAACTCTTCAGTATGATACAAGTGACACATCTGATATAAGTCTTCACTTACGCTCACACACTGGTGTAGGACTGAACTCTGGTGTAGCTCCTATCTTTACACATTTAGAGGGTCTGTCAGTCTGCTTTTTGTACCTCCTATCgcattcaaaataaaggatTTCATCTTTCTTATAGTCCAGGATGTCTCCAGTTACATTACTATGTTCAATCTCTGGTACTGAACATTTGATCTCTATGGAGAAAAACACGAGCTTAAAAATGACATCTTTTCCTTAAAAAGGGACTAAAGGAAAGTTTTAACCATCTAATTGTGTGTAAATAAACAGCATGAcaagttaaaacagaatttaagaatttttcagatttgatgaaaaaaaatctgaaatatcacattgatacAAGTCTTCAGACCCTTTGCACAAACACCTGAAATTTAGCTCAGCCCGTTCTCTCATTTCTCTCAATTGTTGTttagatgtttctacaccttgagtggacatgatttggaaagggtcacacctctctatagaaggcctcacagctgacaacttatatcagagcaaaaaaccaagccatgaggtcaaaggaactgcctgcagagctcagagacaggattggtgcaaggcacagatctggggaaggttATAAAGAAATCTTCTGCCTTTACTCAGAAGAAGCTTTGGCAACAGTTACAGCCTTGAGCCTTTTTCCATATGACAGTAAGATTTGCACACCTGCCATTGTTCTTTGCAAGTCAGGCTGGATTGGGACCGGCAGTGAACGGCCATTTCCAGGTCtttccagagatgtttgataggaTTTAAGTTATGTTGGAAGATGTTTGGCCAAGTCTGAAATCCTGAGCGCTGTGGTACtggttttcattgaggacatTTCTGTACTTTGCTCCGTTCAGCTTTCCCTCTCcgcaacagcatgatgcttccaccaccatgcttccctgttgggatggtattgggcaggtgatgcaCAGTGCATGGTTTCCTCCTGACTTAACCTTTAGACTTGAGGCCACCTCTCTTATTAAAGCCCCTCTACCCTGCTCAGTTTCAGCCAGTGACctgctcttggaagagtcccaGTTGCGCCAAACTGCGTCCGTTTGAGGATTctatctctgagctctgcaggcagttctgTCGACCTCATGGTCTTTTGATTTCCTTTCAACATTCAGTCTTTTTAGGTAGAAGTCTTTCAGCAGAACCTATTTTTACATGGCAAAATTgacttatttttactttcaaaacaCCTAAAATAAGTCAAATTACCAGGCCACTTTCTGTGTTTACCTCAGGTCCCTGCATAGATTTTCAAGGAATCAGGGCTGAACCTGTGGCGGAACCATTCTTTTGTACATTTGGATGTATGCTTTAGGATTTTGGATGGAATGGATTATCATAATAACAGGTTTTGTGAACTTATAGCAACTATTTGTACATATGACTAAAATGAGTTGGACAGCATTACAGATTGATTTACCATAGAACCATTTTAGTAATTGGTTGTAAAGCTTTGTGTGATCGGTGTTGTCTATATCCATCTCCTTCTTGCTTGATGGTGCCCTCACTTTGGCTGACTCTCCACATTTGCGCCCTACCTCAGCCTCAATTTTTAGTCCAAACacaaaaagttctgcacagcacTGTATACTGGAAAGCATGGGGCCCTAAAACAGAACCTTGTGGCACGCCtctaaattggcaaaaaactCATATTTGGCATGGCctaatttaacacattttctcttATTCACTACAGCTAGGTCATTTTTTAAGTCAGTGCATGTCAACAATCAGACAGGACAACCcataaaaattcagttttagtgaggagcagagggtgCAAGAGCTCATACTGGGGTTATTTTAAAAGTGAGAGAAGTAAGAATGGTATTTCTGAAATGGACGTGAGCTTGTAAAGCACTtctctagtcatctgactactcaaagcacttttacaccacaggtcacacctacccattaaTACCCTTTCACACcattcactcctcattcacacactgattgCAGAGgctgctatggagaattggtcATAGcattcaaatgcatccatacCATTTACACACCTTAGTGGGAGCAAAATGGGGtcaagtgtcttgcccaaggacacatcagcatgtgactgcaggagttGGGGATCGTAGCCACAACCTCCCGATTGCGAGACAACCAACTACCAACAGAGCCACAGTTGCTCAGAAGATAATATGAGACCCATTAGTTGTTAGAAGAGATAAAACGACCACAGTCACATAGAACCACTCTGGTTTTGAGAGTCTAACCTAGAACACCTTGAAATGACTCACAATGAAACTTCAGTCACACTATAACAGTATCCTAGTATTGTAGTTGTTGGTTCTTACCTTGACAGGTCTGAATCCCAGTCCAGTTACCTTTATTACAGGTAACACGGAAAGATCTGTTCGGATCATTCTCACATGTATACCCCACCTGCTCATTATGCTTGTAGATCCTTCTGTCATTGGCGCGAATCAGTGCATGAGGGATGTCAATTTCTGTGCAACCTTTCTCTGAAACAGATTCAGTGAGATGGTTAAGTTAGTCACATGACTTCCACATTGTCTCACTACATTCTTTCATTTatcagaataaaacattttctgacACTGGAGTCAAGCCATTATTTCATCAAAGAAATCAACAGTTTAACACAATTTAACAATGTGGAGCATATAAAGCACAGTCATATTTAGATAAGAACTTTTCTGTTTGTTaactaaatgaaataaacattgaGGAATTGACTTGAAGTTATAAAATGTAACAGCTTTGCCAAGCAGTATTCTCTTAAAGAAATCAACAATGAACTTGCTCTGTTCTGTCTTACCTCTGCATCCTGGATCCCCAGACCAACGGTTATTTTCCTTACAGGTCAGAGTAAATACTCCATCATAGCCCTCCTGGCATGAGTACCTGACTATTTCGCCATATTTATATGTCTGCTTGTTGTTATCGACAATATCTGCATGCTGGACCTCAAATCTGTTGCATGTATGCACTGGAAaagaaaatgcagttaaaaaccTTTCTGTGCAAGCTCACTTCTCACTTTTTATAGAGCCCATTATACATCTGGTGTTAAATATCACTTTGTGCCATGTACTTTAGATAGCCCACTTTACACCTTCATATTAGGGCAAGAAACACATAAAAGACTGAAATCACAAATAGATATAGACATATTGCACAAGAGAGCAACGATTAACAGCAATCTCAAGCAGTGTTGGTGTTGTAAagggaaaaaggaaaatgaagaaattGAGATGAGAGGTATTCAGATAGAAAGACAAGAGAAATGCAGACAAAGGCAAGGGGAAGTTCAGAGACAGAACAGAGGGACATGCAGACAAAGGGAAAGGATGTGCAGAGAGAAATTCATaaaaaagagggagacagagaggagaggagagggagacatggacagaaagaagaggatgcacaaagagaaaagagggaaatgtagaaaaagaaaagggaggaatgaagacaaagagaggagggaggggcagaaaaagagaagagttAGATGCAGGCAAAGAAAGGAGGAAGggtagaaagaaagaaaggcatATAAAGAGAAAGGAgatacagaaaaagaagaaagagaggtgctgaaaggaagaagaggaagatgcaaaagaaaaagaagagggaaaaacagagaaaaaggagggaaacatcaatagagagaaaagaaagatacagtaagagagaggaaggaaatgcAGACAAAGAGGAAGGatgtgcagaaagagagaagagggacaTTCAGgaaaagaggagggagatgcagacaatGAGCAATTAACCACTGACCACtgacttttaacaaatttatatCATTATGTGATTTGAGCTGACTTTGTTCACCTGAATCGTGTTAAAATTACATTGAAATTTGCTTCTTTTCCACTTACACAGCTGAGGTGAGTGTGAGCAATGCTGAAGTATTTTATGCAGTCTAACTGCTCTAACTCTGAGCATGTTAAAGCCCCCAAACTAGTGATTCTTCTGATAGAAAAATTACAGAAACAATAGGGTACTGGCCAACCCTAGGTAGCTGCTAAGGCCCTGAGaaaggaacttgtcatggattgaaAGGGAAAGAAGAGGACAGCAACAAGGTAAATACTTGATAATGAGTTCTGACTCATCCACAGAGCTGTCCCAGAGctgtttaaagtgaaataagacattaaagagctgaGGCAAActtatcactgtggctgcagaaagAGACTTAAATGTCATTGTAAAACTAAAATCAtatataaattcattttaattttcttcaaacttagaATCTACGTCACAATACCTTTGCAAAGGGGATTTGGAGACCATCCATCTCTGGTGCATCTGGCCTTGGCAAATGTCGACCTGTATCCTCTCCTACACTGATAACCTACTGTGTCACCCAGTCTTATGACTTTTGTCCAGTCGGTGCTCCAGTGATACACAAGCATGTCTCCTTCAACACTGCATGTCGCCTCTAGAACAAGACAAGACATGTGTATCTTTGCAAATCATGATGAGTTACTAAGATTAACTGTTTAATGGCTAACACACACAGCAGCAAACATCTCTCTCAGTTTGTTCACCGTCTAAACATTTACATGCACCTGAGTAGTTGGATGTGAAACTGGTTTTGGAAAATTGTGCTCGTCTTTATTCTGCTACACTCTGCCAGTGTGGTATTGTGATCTTAGTGCACAGCCACTGATGCATCAATTGACCTGTGGCAAAACAAGCGCTGAGTGAGCTGGGCTGGCAAAACCTGGCATTTTAGGTACTGCGTCTCATCAGTACAAATTAAATAGATTCTTGGCAAAGAGAACTTATAAGTGGGTGCAAATCTTGTAGAGTTGGTGCTATTGGTGCCGTGTAAAAAATCTTAGTGGATCTGTCTCTAGGTTTATGATAAAAGCACTAGAGGGAAATATTTGAGGCAGTATAGATTGCAGTGATGATGTGACACTCGTGGATGAGTTGACTTTAAGAGGCTACTCTTTGAATGGGCGTCACCAGACTAAAGGGGGGTTTGGCACCAGGCATGATTAGGCTAGTAttttgactatgattgatttataaaataaattaaagggtAAATCATACATCATACATCAATCATGGGTCAAAAGATTCCTGCATCtgattaatttattaaaatctaAACTGGTAGTCGACCAGATGAAGAGCTGTGTGGGAGCTGAAATAACTGGTTCTTACTAATCTGAGTCAACAGATATGGATCGGAGGAATTAAAGGAATTAATTTCCATTAGCTGCTAGATGTTTTTGCTTGAGATGTCTTGTGGCAGTTTGACATTTGTCATAGTCCATTTGATTTGACTCATAATTATGACCACTCAGGTAATGCCCAAACATCAGACACTATATATACTGCATTAACATGCTGAAATCCATTAAAATTCCAGTTTAGTCATACCCTAATATTATCTTGACTTTTCTAACTGCATGCTTGTACAAATATGTTGGTGTGTAGTTTTATACCTTGGCACACAGGCAGGATATCCCATTCTCCACTCTCAGTGCATGTAGATACTATTGAAGTGGTCTGAGGTGTAGAAATCCAGTATGTATCATTACACGTGACTCCAACTGTCTCGtcaggtaaaaatatttttttggtaGTGTCATATGTGGTTCCTGTGAGATGGCTCAGTGACAGCTTACACTTTGTTGCTGCATTTGTtgggagaaaaatattttttaatcagttagTCATTAGGTAATACCATGACAACCCTTCAGTGTGATACAAATTTCACATCTGAATCTTTACTTACGCTCACACACTGGTGCAGGACTGAACTCTGCTGAAGTTCCTGTCTTTATACACTTAGACGGTCTGTCAGCCTGCTTTTTGTATCTCCCATCACATTCAAAATGAAGGATTTCATCTTCTTTATAGTCCCGGATTTCTCCAGTTACATTACCATGTTCAATTTCTGGTACTGAACATTTGATCTCTGTGGAGGAATACACAAGCATGAAGATGAGTTGACATTTTTCCATGGAATGGCAAGAAACATTACAGTGGCTACAAAAGTTTACATTTCACATCTTTGTGATGTGGCAAAGATAAATAATTTCAGAACCTACTACCTATAGTGTTACCTATGACATCCACTGTACATCTATTGACAAACAACATAAAAGTTTTAGGagaaattatttctttgtaatAACGGTTGGCCCAAAACATAACCTCATGGCACGCCtctaaattggcaaaaacaccCCTCTTATTTGGCCTGGCCTAATTTAACAAATTTTCCCCTTATTCACTAGATAATTTTTAAGTATGTGCATGTCAGCAATCAGGCAGAAAAAcccataaaaatattttaaaaaattaaggttttcATATTCTGTGTAATAGGGAAGTTAAAATGCGCTGTAAGGCATTATATGTATGCTAAATTTAGCTTACTTTTTCCTCACAAAATTATTCTTACCTCTGACAGAGGACTAATGGCActgtttgactgaaaacattaaacattaattcTTTATTCCATTAACTTTTCAAGCCCCCTCTTTTAGTCAAGACATGATAACCAAAGCAGATCTGGCCAAAGATGTTTGCTTTCAGGGCTCATGTTCTGGTTTGGTGGCCTCTCCTCTGTTCAATAGTGATATTAAAAGCAACATACTTGATCTTACCTTGACTTTTCACGAATGTCAGTGCCTTAATCCATAGAAACAGGACACAGCTCCTTATTATGATGTGCATTTTATCTTTGTAGCCCCGGACAGCCACACAGAAGAAGAACTGGTGTTTGAAACACTGCTATACCCAGGAAGAGATGAGGACTTCACAGGCCAAAAACAGATTAGTTAATCATTTACACAGGCCTGCTTCAGCCTCCATGACTTTTGGATTCACTGGGAACAGAGCAAAgaagctaacctgacatgccagatggacgGTCTCATATATCCAC
This window harbors:
- the LOC121511945 gene encoding complement factor H-like isoform X1, with translation MHIIIRSCVLFLWIKALTFVKSQEIKCSVPEIEHGNVTGEIRDYKEDEILHFECDGRYKKQADRPSKCIKTGTSAEFSPAPVCEPTKCKLSLSHLTGTTYDTTKKIFLPDETVGVTCNDTYWISTPQTTSIVSTCTESGEWDILPVCQEATCSVEGDMLVYHWSTDWTKVIRLGDTVGYQCRRGYRSTFAKARCTRDGWSPNPLCKVHTCNRFEVQHADIVDNNKQTYKYGEIVRYSCQEGYDGVFTLTCKENNRWSGDPGCREKGCTEIDIPHALIRANDRRIYKHNEQVGYTCENDPNRSFRVTCNKGNWTGIQTCQEIKCSVPEIEHSNVTGDILDYKKDEILYFECDRRYKKQTDRPSKCVKIGATPEFSPTPVCEPTTCTLSLSGVTGTRYNTTQNIFFPDETVGVTCSEWHWISTPQTTSIVSTCTESGEWDILPVCQEATCSVEEPLVYRWSTFWREVIRLGETIRYWCHRGYRSTSAEARCTRDGWSPNPLCKALTCNRFEVQHADIVANDKQIYKYGEIVRYSCKEEGYDGVFNLTCQENNRWSGNPVCREKGCTRIDIPHAFISYNNRRNYSHNDQVVYTCENDWDRSFRVSCNKGNWTGIQTCPADIEESWWR
- the LOC121511945 gene encoding complement factor H-like isoform X3, with translation MHIIIRSCVLFLWIKALTFVKSQEIKCSVPEIEHGNVTGEIRDYKEDEILHFECDGRYKKQADRPSKCIKTGTSAEFSPAPVCEPTKCKLSLSHLTGTTYDTTKKIFLPDETVGVTCNDTYWISTPQTTSIVSTCTESGEWDILPVCQEATCSVEGDMLVYHWSTDWTKVIRLGDTVGYQCRRGYRSTFAKARCTRDGWSPNPLCKVHTCNRFEVQHADIVDNNKQTYKYGEIVRYSCQEGYDGVFTLTCKENNRWSGDPGCREKGCTEIDIPHALIRANDRRIYKHNEQVGYTCENDPNRSFRVTCNKGNWTGIQTCQEIKCSVPEIEHSNVTGDILDYKKDEILYFECDRRYKKQTDRPSKCVKIGATPEFSPTPVCEPTTCTLSLSGVTGTRYNTTQNIFFPDETVGVTCSEWHWISTPQTTSIVSTCTESGEWDILPVCQEATCSVEEPLVYRWSTFWREVIRLGETIRYWCHRGYRSTSAEARCTRDGWSPNPLCKDSSVDESGLIINSYMQQI
- the LOC121511945 gene encoding complement factor H-like isoform X4, coding for MHIIIRSCVLFLWIKALTFVKSQEIKCSVPEIEHGNVTGEIRDYKEDEILHFECDGRYKKQADRPSKCIKTGTSAEFSPAPVCEPTKCKLSLSHLTGTTYDTTKKIFLPDETVGVTCNDTYWISTPQTTSIVSTCTESGEWDILPVCQEATCSVEGDMLVYHWSTDWTKVIRLGDTVGYQCRRGYRSTFAKARCTRDGWSPNPLCKVHTCNRFEVQHADIVDNNKQTYKYGEIVRYSCQEGYDGVFTLTCKENNRWSGDPGCREKGCTEIDIPHALIRANDRRIYKHNEQVGYTCENDPNRSFRVTCNKGNWTGIQTCQEIKCSVPEIEHSNVTGDILDYKKDEILYFECDRRYKKQTDRPSKCVKIGATPEFSPTPVCEPTTCTLSLSGVTGTRYNTTQNIFFPDETVGVTCSEWHWISTPQTTSIVSTCTESGEWDILPVCQEATCSVEEPLVYRWSTFWREVIRLGETIRYWCHRGYRSTSAEARCTRDGWSPNPLCKDP
- the LOC121511945 gene encoding complement factor H-like isoform X2 gives rise to the protein MHIIIRSCVLFLWIKALTFVKSQEIKCSVPEIEHGNVTGEIRDYKEDEILHFECDGRYKKQADRPSKCIKTGTSAEFSPAPVCEPTKCKLSLSHLTGTTYDTTKKIFLPDETVGVTCNDTYWISTPQTTSIVSTCTESGEWDILPVCQEATCSVEGDMLVYHWSTDWTKVIRLGDTVGYQCRRGYRSTFAKARCTRDGWSPNPLCKVHTCNRFEVQHADIVDNNKQTYKYGEIVRYSCQEGYDGVFTLTCKENNRWSGDPGCREKGCTEIDIPHALIRANDRRIYKHNEQVGYTCENDPNRSFRVTCNKGNWTGIQTCQEIKCSVPEIEHSNVTGDILDYKKDEILYFECDRRYKKQTDRPSKCVKIGATPEFSPTPVCEPTTCTLSLSGVTGTRYNTTQNIFFPDETVGVTCSEWHWISTPQTTSIVSTCTESGEWDILPVCQEATCSVEEPLVYRWSTFWREVIRLGETIRYWCHRGYRSTSAEARCTRDGWSPNPLCKDSSVDESGLIIKYLPCCRLLLSF